Within Elizabethkingia sp. JS20170427COW, the genomic segment ACCCTAGTGGATGTTACCGGATTGATTATTTATTTTACCATTGCGGGCTTCTTCTTAGCAGGTAAGCTGTTGTAAGTGGATTAATCATATAGCTTGCTTATGAAAATTATTTCTTTAGTCCCGTCCATCACCGAAACATTATTGGATTTGGGTGTTGAAAGCCTTGTAGGTAGGACAAAGTTTTGCATACACCCAAGAGATAAGGTGAGTGAAATTCCTATTGTAGGTGGAACTAAAAATATCAAAATCGATTTTATTAAATCCCTACAACCGGATTTGATTATCGCTAATAAAGAGGAGAATGTAAAAGAGCAAGTTGAGCTATTGATGGAAGATTTTCCAGTTTGGGTTACCGATATTGAAACTCTTCAGGATAATAATGCTTTTTTAAAAGAAGTGGGTGATACTTTTCACAAAGAAAAAGAAGCTAAAGTGTATATCGAACAAACGCAACAGGTTTTTAAAGATTTACCTATAGCCGATGTTTCTCTGAAAGTGGCTTATCTTATTTGGAGAAATCCATACATGAGCGTAGGGAGAGATACTTATATTCATGAAATACTTACTCATCTCAATTTAGAAAATATTTGCAAAAATCTTACTCGGTATCCACAGATAGAAATGAAAGATTTAGAAAAAGCAGATGTGATTTTACTTTCTACAGAACCTTATCCTTTTTCAGAAAAACACTTTGAGGAATTTCAAAATGTTTTCCCGAATAAAAAGACTATCATAGTAGATGGGGAAGTGTTTTCTTGGTACGGAACCCATCTTGCAAAGAGTAAAGGTTACTTGCGAAAATTAGCAAATCAATTATTGCAGATTTCTACTGAAGGGAATCTGTATTAGGTTTAGCTCCTTCAGTAATAATCTTATCAAGCTTCCCGAAAGTAAAACCTTTATCTTTTATCCAGATATAATTTCCATCTAGGTCTTGGTATTTTTCGCCTCCAACGCTCATTACTCTTTCCATTTTGTAGATTCTAGCGCTGGTTTCATTTCTTAGTAAAATAGTTTCAGGTCTGCTTTCTTTGTCCTTTTTGATAAGTCTAAAACGATATTCTTTGTTGTTGGATATAAATAAAGGACCGTTATTGTCGATATCTACTTTAGTGGACGTATTTGTACTGTCAGCAGGTGAAGTGGCTAAACTATCAATTTGGATAGTTTCCTCCATAGTTTCTTCTGCTTTATTTTTTTCATTTTTACATGCAATGGCAACGGTACAAATAAGAATCCCTATAAATAGCTTTTTCATTCTGAAGTTTTAATTTCTTTAAAGTTAGTAATTATCGAAGATTGAGAAAAATTTTCCCATATTTTTTTTCAAAAAAACTTTATTTTTTCTTAGAAGATAAGGATGGAATACACAAGAATAATAAGATGATTTTTGTTATCTATCTTAAATTAAAATTTATATTTTTGTAAACTTTTTTACATATGATAAAATATAATATTTTGTTTTATAGCTTGTTATGTTAAATTTTTTGTAAACATTTTTTTTAATTAAGTTTTATATGTACTTTTATTTCGTTAAAAAAATAACCAGAATGAAAAGTACTAACGTAAAAAAAGAATTAACCAAAACAAGTTTTGAAGACGCTCAAAAATCAACTTTAGAATACTTCAAAGGAGATGATTTGGCAGCAAGAGTATGGGTAAGTAAGTATGCACTTAAAGATTCGGAAGGAAATATTTATGAAAAGAACCCAGATGAAATGCATCACAGGATTGCTTCAGAAATAGCAAGAGTGGAAAAAAAATATCCCCAACCTATTTCAGAAGATGAAATTTACCAATTGATTAAGAATTTCCAATATATCATTCCGCAAGGAAGCCCAATGACAGGGATTGGAAATCCTTTTCAAATAGCATCGCTTTCCAATTGTTTTGTGATTGGCAATGGTAGTAATAGCGATTCTTATGGAAGTATTATGAAAATAGATGAAGAGCAAGTACAGCTGATGAAGAGGCGTGGAGGCGTGGGACATGACCTATCTTATATTCGCCCTAAAGGATCTCCCGTGAAAAACTCAGCACTTACCTCTACAGGTTTGGTTCCATTTATGGAAAGATATTCCAATTCTACAAGAGAAGTTGCACAGGATGGTAGGAGAGGCGCTCTGATGTTGTCGGTGTCGATTAATCATCCAGATGCAGAAGATTTTATAGATGCTAAATTGGAACAAGGTAAGGTTACTGGAGCAAATATCTCGGTAAAAATAGACGATACCTTTATGAAGGCGGTGAAAGAAGACGGGGAATACCTCCAGAAATTCCCTATTTTTAGTGCTCAACCTAAAAAAGAAAAGCAAGTAAAGGCAAAGAGTATTTGGGATAAAATTGTACACAATGCATGGAAGTCTGCTGAACCTGGAATTTTATTCTGGGATACTATTATTAAAGAATCTATTCCAGACTGTTATGCAGATTTAGGCTTTCAGACAGTATCTACCAATCCGTGTGGGGAAATACCACTATGTCCTTACGATTCCTGTAGGCTTTTAGCAATTAATTTGTATTCTTATGTGCAACATCCGTTTACCACAGAGGCGTATTTTGATTTCGAATTATTCAAAAAACATGTAGCAGTAGCCCAAAGGATGATGGATGATATTATCGATTTGGAAACCGAAAAAATAGATCAAATATTAGGAAAAATAGACTCGGATCCAGAAAGCGATGCTGTAAAAGCAACGGAAAAACTTCTATGGGAAAATATTAGAAAAAAAACATTACAAGGCCGAAGAACAGGAGTTGGGATTACCGCAGAAGGCGACATGTTGGCTGCAATGGGATTGAAGTATGGAAGTGAGCAGGCTATAGCTTTTTCCGTAAAAGTGCATAAGACTTTAGCGCTTGCTGCTTACCGATCCTCGGTAGAGATGGCAAAAGAGAGAGGTGCCTTTGAAATTTATCAAGCGGATAGAGAAAAAAATAATCCTTTTATTAGGAGAATTAAGGAGGCAGATCCTCAGCTATATGAGGATATGGAAAAATATGGTAGGAGAAATATTGCCCTATTAACGATAGCTCCAACAGGAAGTACCTCTCTTATGTCTCAGACCACTTCTGGGATAGAGCCTGTTTTTCTTCCTGTTTATAAAAGACGTAGAAAGGTAAATCCTAATGACCAAGATGTCCAAGTGGATTTTATTGATGAGGTTGGAGATCATTGGGAAGAATATATTGTTTTTCACCACCATTTTAAAACTTGGATGAAGATGAACCACATCGATACCGAAAAGAAATACAGCCAAGAAGAAATTAATCAATTAATAGCACAGTCTCCTTACTACCAAGCAACGTCTAATGATATCGATTGGTTAAGCAAAGTACAAATGCAAGGAGAAATCCAAAAGTGGGTAGATCATTCGATATCCGTAACCATTAATATTCCTAATGAGGCAACCGAGGAATTGGTAAATCAGTTGTATTTGAAGGCTTGGGAAGTAGGATGCAAAGGGGTAACAGTTTATAGAGATGGTTCTAGATCGGGAGTGCTAATAGCTGCTGATGATAAGGAGGAAGAAGAAAAAGAAACTTTTAGTTTCCCTACCAAAAGGCCTCAGGTTTTGGAAGCAGATGTGGTAAGATTTCAGAATAATAAAGAAAAATGGATAGCCTTTGTAGGTTTAATAGATGGAAAACCTTATGAAATTTTCACAGGGTTATCCGATGACGAGGAAGGGATATCGGTGCCAAGATGGGTAAACCAAGGGTTGATTATTAAGAATAAAGACGCAGATGGAAATAGTAGATACGACTTTCAGTTTAAGAATACCAAAGGGTACAAAACTACCATCGAAGGGCTATCACATAAATTTAATCCTGTATTTTGGAACTATGCGAAGCTTATTTCAGGAACTCTAAGGCATGGGATGCCTTTAGAAAATGTAGTGGAATTAATTAATAGAATAGAATTGGATTCGGATTCCATCAACAATTGGAAAGCTGGGGTAGCTAGGGCTTTAAAGAGGTATATTCCCGATGGTACCGAGGCTTCGGATCAGAAGTGCTCCAATTGCGGTTCTAACCAAGTTGTGTATCAAGAAGGTTGCCTTACTTGTAAGAATTGCGGATCTAGTAAATGTGGTTAAAAATAAAAGAGACTGTTCAGAAAATTGAGCAGTCTCTTTTATTATGGTTAGAGGAAAATTTATGTTACTTTTTAATAAGGATTATCCAATCTCCAGTATTATAAAAAGATTTACCATTATCTTCGTTATAGAGCGATATAAAATCGAAATATATTTTAAAATGATATTGGCCAACATGGTTTTCTATTGTGATTTCAGGAACTTTTTGGTCGGATTTTACTTTGCTCATTAAAGCTTTTATCTGAGGAGTAATATCGATGCTTTCGGTAGTATTTAAGTGAATGATGAATTTTTTTTCTTCACCGCTCAGAGTATTTTTTATAGCCAAAGTGTCTTTTCCTAGAATGATATTATCCATATTTGATTTTGCCACAAATTGATATCCTGAAACTTCAATTTGTGTATTGGTAGCAGATAAAGTAACGCGATAATAATTGTCTTTCTCTAGACGAATATCCGTAAACATACTCTTAACAGTGGAAGGGTAAAGTATAGATTGGTTGAGGGCAGCCCAATCTGATGTGCTGAAAAGAGCTTGTAATTGTTCGGTTTTGGATCTCATGGAGAAGAAACTTATTTTACTAGCGATTGCTTCAGCGGTATCATTATCTATTTTTGCTTGGAAATTTAAAGTTCCATTTTGAAGTAAATTTTTCTCTTTAACCATTTTTTCAATTTGGCTTTTTTGACTTCTTAATGAAGTGGAAAAAGCATTAAAATAAGGGCATGCAAGAGAGAATATAGTGGCAATAGCCAATGATTTTGGGATGATTTGTAAAGATGAAGCTTTCGAAAAACAGAAATATAAAGTGATAAAACTAATCCAAATAGTCAACATCAGAACATAGTATCTAGGTTCTGTAAAACCATACTCAGACAACCTTACCAATATAGCGGTATAAAGTAATATAAGTAAAGGGATAAGTGAGAAAAAGAATGATTTGGAGAATATTTTTACCCAAGATTTTGCAGTATTTAAAAGCGGATATACAAGTAGAAAAGCAAGTATTCCCACTACAGAATAAATAAGAACCAAATAAGAAACCCATCCTTTGGGGAGTTCCCATTGTACGAGTATTTTCCCAGAATATAAATAAAGAATAACAGCATAAATTAGCAGCAACGGAATCAATATAAATTGGGTAAATACTTGTAAAATATTAGGATATTCTCTAGAGGTTTCTAGTTTTTTTAGTCCGTTTCCAATAAATAAAAGATAGATAAAAGAGCTTCCAAAAATACCTGTAAATAAGAAGAGCTTTTGATAAAAACTATTGTTGATGGTAATGTTGAATAGTTGATCTACAGCAAAAACTGCTAAAAACAACCCAAGAGTTAATACGGTGGTAAAGATGAGAGTGGAAACAAGATTAATGAATAGGTTTTTATTATATTCCCAAAAATCTTTTTTTTCTCCTGTTAAAAAAGGAGCAATGGCAACCCAAAGATGGGAGAGTAGGTAGATGGGAGCCAGCAAGAAGAAATAAAAGTGAGTAAATTGGTTTTCAGAATTTGGAAGGAGAAAATAAAATCCTACTAAACCTAAAACACCAATAATGGTTGAAGGAATAGAATAACCAAAACGCTGTTGAAACATTCTGATTCCTAGAAATAGAGAAATTCCCAAACATGAGGTAAATGTTAGTCGGGTTAAGGTGAAATTAGAGTTGCCTACATTGCTAATAGCAAAAATTGTTGCAAGTAGAGAAAGTAGTAAAACAAAAGGATAGTTGATAAGCAGTGTCTTACATTCTGAAATAAGTTTTGAAAATTTATTTTCCATTATTATAGTTTATTTTTGTTAAAGGTACTTTCTTATTTTTAATGATAAATAGGAATAGAGATTTTTTTTTGAGTAATTTAGATTTCTGAAACCAATTAACAATAATTATACTAAACTGGCAAGAAATATTAATTCGTTTGTTATTAGCTTCCCTTTTTGGAGCTTTAATAGGCTTGGAAAGAGAGCATAAAAACTGGTCCGCGGGGATGCGTACCCATATGATGGTGTGTATGGGAGCTTGCCTTATCATGATGGTTTCAGCATTTGGATTTGCTGATGTTCTTAATGAAGAGCATATAGCCTTGGATCCTTCTAGGATTGCTGCTCAGGTAGTAAGCGGGATTGGTTTTATAGGAGCGGGTACTATTATTTTTCAAAAACAAGGAACTATCCGTGGGCTTACTACAGCTTCAGGATTGTGGACAGTGGCAGCTATAGGTCTGGCAACAGGAGGAGGAATATATCTTGCAGCGGCCATGGCAATGGTAATTGCGATTATCATATTATGGGCTCTTCAACCTTTGGAGAAAAAATATGCCAAAAGGTTTGCTCATAAATCCCTTAGGATAGTAACATTCCCTAACCTTGGTGAGGTTGATATTATTAATGATTTGCTTAACGTTAATCATTTCGAGGTAAGGTCTTTTAATTTAGAAAAATATAAAGAACAGTATATTTTCAATGTGGTTTTTGAAAGCGCAGATAGCGAAAAGATAAACGAATTGTTATCAAGCCTTAAAAACCAACCTTGTGTAAAAGAAGTCTATTTAGGATAAAAAGGTTAGGAAAATTACTTCCTAATCCTAAGATGGTAAAAGACTGAGAGTGGCTTTGGTGGCTGCTACATCATGCACACGGAGGATTTTGGCTCCTTTTTTTAAAACTTCTAAATGTAACTTTTGGGTTTCTTCAACGATATCTAAAGGTGATTTTCCGAGAGGTTTATAGATAAAAGATTTCCTTGAAATTCCGATAAGCAAAGGAAGTTGATGAAGGTTGAAAAATTCGCATTGCTCAATCATCGTATATTGGTCCTCTATGGTTTTTCCGAATCCAAACCCAGGATCTAAAATCACATCATGTATCCCCAATTGGTTGAGTTGCTGTGTTTTTTCAGCAAAGAAAAGATTGATACTACTGACGATATTATAATAGTGGATTTTTTCATGCATCTGTTGGTAGCTAGGGTTGATATGCATTAAGATATAAGGTAAACCTGTTTCGGCAACGCTGTTGAGCATTTCGGAATCAAATTGCCCAGTTGAAATATCATTGATGATATCAATACCTTCTTGGTGGGCAAATTTTGTAGTTTCCGAATAAAAAGTATCTACGGAAAGTAAAGTGTCTGGAAAGTTTCTTTTTAAGGTTGAAATAATATTTTTGAATCTTGAAATTTCCTCTTTTGCCGAAATTTGACTAGAATTTGGGTTGGAGGATTGTGCTCCCAAATCTAAAATATCAGCACCTTCTTCTATCATCTTTTCAGCATGAGCCAAAGCGGTATCTACATGGTTGAAATTTCCTCCATCGGAGAAGGAATCGGGGGTGATGTTCAAAATCCCCATGATGAGTGGTTTTTCTAGAGAAACTAATTTTCCTTTTATGTTTAGACTAAAGTTCTGATTCATATTTATTTAAATTTTATCCTGATGATATCAGCTTTGCTCTTGTAGCTGAATTTTGTATCTTTGAACGAAGAACGCTAATTTATGCAAAATACAGCAAAGGAATTTGATGAAATTATCGCTCAGTGTAGAGCCCTTTTTCAAAATAAAATGCACGACTATGGAACTGCATGGAGAGTGCTTAGACCAAGCTCTATTACCGACCAAATTTATATAAAAATTAACAGAATCCGAACGCTTCAGATGGCAACTGTAAAAATGGTGGATGAAGATGAAAAAGACGAGTTTGTAGCCATTATTAACTATTCTATTATCGCTCTTATCCAGTTGGAAAAAGGTTTTTCTCTTAGTCTGGAAGAAGATCCTGTACAAGTTATGGAGCTTTATGATAAGTATGCACACCAAGCAAAAGAGTTGATGTTGCGTAAAAATCATGATTATGGTGAAGCGTGGAGAGAGATGAGGGTTTCATCAATTACCGATCTTATTTTCCAGAAAGTATTAAGAACAAAACAAATTGAGGATAACCAAGGAAAAACTTTGGTTTCTGAAGGCTTGGATGCTAACTATTATGATATGCTGAATTATGCCGTATTTTGTTTGATAAAAATGATGTAATATGAAAAATGTACTTAGGTTATTGCTTGCAATAATCTTTATCATTTCAGGTTTTGTAAAAGCGGTAGATCCCGTAGGTTTTTCCTTTAAGCTGGAGGAATATTTTTCTCCTGCAGTTTTTAATCTTCCATTTTTGGAGCAATTTGCATTGCCTTTGTCAATTGCTATTGTTGCAGTAGAATTTCTGTTAGGCGTTTTTTTATTGTTGAAAATCCGAACGAAAAAGACACTGTACCTATTATTAGCTATCTGTATATTTTTCGCGTTTTTAACATTCTATTCAGCATACTTTAATGTAGTTACCGACTGTGGATGTTTCGGAGATGCTCTAAAATTAACTCCATGGACTTCATTTGCAAAAGATATTATTTTATTGGTTTTAATTTTAATCCTTTTACGTTTAGAGAAAAATGACCAGCAAAATAATATTTGCTTGTTTAAGAGTGGTTTTTTTACTCAGCTAGCGCTTTCTATTTCAGTAATATTTTTAATCATCTTTATTTTAGCAGGAGTGTATGCAGAACCTCTTATCGATTTTAGAGATTATAAAATAGGTACCGATCTTAAAGTAGAGAAGGCTAAGATTGCAGAAAACCCTTCATTATATAAAGTATTCTACACCCTGAAGAATAAAAAAACAGGAGAAGAAAAGACCATGTCTCAGGACGATTATATCTCCACAGGGATTTGGGAAGATGCCAACTGGGAAATCCTTACCGATAAAACCACCGAGAAGGAAGTGGAAAAAGGCTATGATTCTACAATTAAGAATTTTAGAATTACCGATGCTGTTTCTGGGGAAGATGTTACAGATAAAATATTGAATGAGCCTAGGGTATTTATGGTATTTACCTATAAGCCACAACTTTTGAGTGCTGAAGAAATTCAGAAATTAGAAAAAGGGATGTTGAAAAAAGATAGTAAAATTTATGCTGTCTCTACAGATCCTAATACTTTTTCTAAAGTCCCTCATGGGACAATGGATGGCACAGCCATTAAGACCATTGCCAGAAGCAATCCTTTTATCTTGATTTTAGAAAATGGTAAAATTGTAGATAAAGAAGAAGGTAAAGATTATTTTAATAAATAATATGCAAAAGAAAACCAACAAAACCATCGCGGGATACCATCTGTTGATGATTCTTTCAGCAGTAGATTATCGTTTTCATCAGGAAGAAGAAAAGGTAATTTTAGAATACCTGAAAGAAGAGTTTCCCTTTTATGTAAGTCTAGACCAAGAGACAGATCTCTTAGCGAGTTTATCTCCTGAAGAATGGAAAAAGCATTTCGAATTTCAAGCACAATGTTTTTATGACGATTCTACAGAAGAAGAAAGAAAAGATTTTTTGAAATTTGCAAAATCTCTCATCAAGGCCAACGATGTTGTTACCGATGAAGAGCATGATTATTATTCAATAATAAAAAATATATTTAAAACTAATTAAAATTATGAGAAAGAAAATTGTAGCAGGGAACTGGAAAATGAATTTAGATTTTTCGCAAGCACAACAACTAATGCAACAACTTGCGGAATACCAAAATAACAATACTTCTGCATGCGAAGTGTATATTGCTCCGCCAGCATTATACCTAACAACAGCTAAAAATACTTTTAGCAAAGGAGAGGTAGGAGTTTTTATTCAAGAGGTTTCTGAACATACTAGCGGTGCTTATACTGGCGAAGTATCTGTGGATATGCTAAGCTCTATTGGTGCGCAAGGAGCAATTATTGCCCATTCTGAAAGAAGACAATACCACGGGGAAACCGATAGCCACGCCAATAGAAAAGTAAAAATGTGTTTGGACAAAGGGCTTACTCCTATCTATTGCAATGGAGAAACTTTAGAACAAAGAAAAGCCAATCAACATTTTGAAGTGATTAAAAATCAAACAGAAGTAGCATTGTTTACTTTAACTGCCGAAGAAATCAAAAAAGTAGTTATCGCTTACGAGCCTGTTTGGGCTATTGGTACAGGAGAAACAGCAACTCCAGAGCAAGCTCAGGAGATCCATGCCTTTATCCGTAATCTAATTGCTGATAAATATGGTAAAGAAGTTGCCGAAGAAGTATCTATCTTGTACGGAGGAAGCGTGAAGCCAAACAATGCTAAAGAAATTTTTTCTAAACCAGATGTAGACGGAGGACTTATTGGAGGAGCAGCCCTAAAAGTAGAAGACTTTTCTGCAATTATTGAGGCCTTCAACTAAGAGAGACCTTACTACAAGCCTAATATAAACAATACAATGAATAATTATTTAGAATTCGATTTTAAAATTTCGCCTGTTGAACCTTGGAGTGAAATCCTAATGGCCGAATTAATAGAAGTAGGCTTCGATAGCTTTACTGAAAATCCAGATGGGATACTTGCTTATATCACTACAGATCTATTGAAGGAAGAGGATGTCAAGGAGCTTTGGCTTCTCAACCATGATGAGGTGAAGATTTCTTATACTTATAAGGAAATGCCAAATATTAATTGGAATGAAGAGTGGGAGAAAAATTTCACCCCGATTAATATTGAAAATAAAGTTTTGATACGTGCAGAATTCCACGAATCTCAAGGCTTAGAAGAGGAAATTATTATTCAACCAAAAATGTCCTTTGGTACAGGACATCACGCTACTACTTATCTGATGATTCAGCAAATGATGGACATGGACTTTAAAGATAAAAAAGTCTTAGACATGGGTTGTGGGACATCGGTATTGGCAATTTATGCTAAAAAAAGAGGAGCTAAAGATGTCTTAGGAATTGATATTGATGAATGGGCAGTAGAAAACTCAAAAGAAAATGCTGAAAGAAACCATACTCCTTTAAGAGTAGAATTAGGAACAGCAGAAAATCTAGGTGCTGAACATTTTGATATCGTTTTGGCGAATATTAATAGAAATATTTTGATTTCGGATATTCCAAAATATGTAGAAGTGCTAGAGCAAGGCGGCTCTTTATTGCTTTCAGGATTGTGCTTCTTTGATGTAGATGATATTTTAGAAGTTTGTCAACAACAAAATCTTCAACTTCAGAGAAAAATACAAAGAGAAGAATGGGTTTCATTACTCTTAACCAAATAGAAAATACAACCACATAAAAAGAGTTGCTCATATAGGGCAACTCTTTTGCTTTATAAGGTTTTGAAAACGATAATTCCGTGTTTGGGAAGAGAAAAACTTCTAGACGCTCCATATTTTCCCAAATTTTTATGTTGCCAAAGATCTCTTATTTTAGTTTTAGCATCTAGCTTGATTTTGGAGGCAGCTAAAGTATAATGGGCCTCTTCTCCCCGGTTAAGGATGGCAAAAGCTTTTTGATGGTGGCTAAGCTCCTTTTCCCAAACCTCTATATTTCCATCAGCAAAAACCCTTTTTCCTTGTTTAAATAGTGGATCTTGGTTAAGGGCGATAACTTCTTTGTTGCTGAGGATTTCCACAGTCTCGGGAGTCATTTTTGTTAGGTCGTTCCCTGCAAGTAGTGGAGAATTGAGCATACACCACATACTGAAGTGGGATTTATCTTCATCGTAACTCATCCCTCTGCCGACTTGTAACATGTCCATATCGTTGTAATGTCCAGGTGAAGAGTAAGGATAAAGATCTCGATTGAGGTCGATAATATGAAGAATTGAATTGAAGTTGGCCGAAATATCTCCTGAAACTCTCCAAGAATCTGCCAATTTTATAGCCCACTCACCAGGAAATTTCCATCTACAAATATTGAAGGTAATATTAGGGTTGATGCTTTTTACAGTATGGATGATTTGGGTGTATTCTTTCTGTTCATCTAGTTTCAGTTTTTCGCCACCGCACCAATCTACTTTGATGAAGTCGTATTTCCAATCGTTGAAGAAAAGGCGAGCATCCTGTGTTAGGTGTCCTTTTAATCCTACTCCAAAGCCATATTTATCGTTATCCCAAATGGAACCACAAGTATCTTCTCCTGCATCGGAATAAATCCCAGCTTTTAATCCTTTGCTATGGATGTACTCAGCTAAATTTTTCATGCCAGAAGGGAATTTTTCATTCACCAATAAGTTGCCTTGTGTATCTCGACCTTTGAAGTATCCATCGTCAATATTGATGTATTGGTATCCTACTTTATGGAGCCCTGATGAAATAAGGGCATTTGCTTGTGCTTTGATGAGATCTTCATTAATGTTAATTCTAAAATTATTCCAGCTACTCCATCCCATGATGGGAGGTTTCACCTCTTGAGCATTGAAAACCTGAGTGGTCAATAATACTCCTAATAATGAAAGTTTGAAATTCATGGTTGTTAATTAGTTTTTTAAGTTTTTAAATGTCGTCTTTTTTTATTTTCAAATTTCCCAAAATAAGCA encodes:
- a CDS encoding glycoside hydrolase family 27 protein, whose protein sequence is MNFKLSLLGVLLTTQVFNAQEVKPPIMGWSSWNNFRININEDLIKAQANALISSGLHKVGYQYINIDDGYFKGRDTQGNLLVNEKFPSGMKNLAEYIHSKGLKAGIYSDAGEDTCGSIWDNDKYGFGVGLKGHLTQDARLFFNDWKYDFIKVDWCGGEKLKLDEQKEYTQIIHTVKSINPNITFNICRWKFPGEWAIKLADSWRVSGDISANFNSILHIIDLNRDLYPYSSPGHYNDMDMLQVGRGMSYDEDKSHFSMWCMLNSPLLAGNDLTKMTPETVEILSNKEVIALNQDPLFKQGKRVFADGNIEVWEKELSHHQKAFAILNRGEEAHYTLAASKIKLDAKTKIRDLWQHKNLGKYGASRSFSLPKHGIIVFKTL
- the prmA gene encoding 50S ribosomal protein L11 methyltransferase codes for the protein MNNYLEFDFKISPVEPWSEILMAELIEVGFDSFTENPDGILAYITTDLLKEEDVKELWLLNHDEVKISYTYKEMPNINWNEEWEKNFTPINIENKVLIRAEFHESQGLEEEIIIQPKMSFGTGHHATTYLMIQQMMDMDFKDKKVLDMGCGTSVLAIYAKKRGAKDVLGIDIDEWAVENSKENAERNHTPLRVELGTAENLGAEHFDIVLANINRNILISDIPKYVEVLEQGGSLLLSGLCFFDVDDILEVCQQQNLQLQRKIQREEWVSLLLTK